A stretch of the Brevundimonas sp. MF30-B genome encodes the following:
- a CDS encoding dihydrofolate reductase codes for MARADLVLVVARGANGVIGREGDLPWRLRSDLQRFKALTIGKPCIMGRRTWESLPLKPLPGRLNLVLSRDLSFEAKGAVVVTSLDEALSMAREHAADDGVTEICVIGGAGLFEAALPRARRLYITEVEASPDGDVRFPDLDETAWTEVSREPHPAGDKDDHAFVFRVLERP; via the coding sequence ATGGCGCGTGCGGATCTGGTCCTGGTCGTCGCGCGCGGCGCGAACGGCGTGATCGGACGCGAGGGCGACCTCCCCTGGCGGCTGCGCAGCGACCTGCAGCGGTTCAAGGCCCTCACCATCGGCAAGCCCTGCATCATGGGCCGCAGGACGTGGGAGAGCCTGCCGCTCAAGCCCTTGCCGGGCCGGCTGAACCTGGTGCTGAGCCGCGATCTGTCGTTCGAGGCCAAGGGCGCCGTGGTGGTGACCAGCCTGGACGAGGCCCTATCGATGGCCCGCGAGCACGCAGCAGACGACGGCGTGACTGAGATTTGCGTCATCGGCGGCGCCGGTCTGTTCGAAGCCGCCCTGCCCCGCGCCCGCCGGCTGTACATCACCGAGGTCGAGGCCTCGCCCGACGGCGACGTGCGGTTCCCCGATCTCGACGAGACGGCCTGGACGGAGGTTTCGCGCGAGCCTCACCCGGCCGGCGACAAGGACGACCACGCCTTTGTGTTCCGGGTGCTTGAGCGGCCCTGA
- a CDS encoding phosphoribosyl-ATP pyrophosphohydrolase: MELKALQADVLRISDIYAAEHGIDRDRDWALLKLQEELGELTAEHLRLSGRARGQADERALADEAADVMGMLLIYCARAGVDLEQAMRDKWLRWLEAR, from the coding sequence ATGGAGTTGAAGGCCCTGCAGGCCGACGTCCTGCGCATCTCCGACATCTACGCCGCCGAGCACGGGATCGACCGCGACCGCGACTGGGCGCTGCTGAAGCTGCAGGAGGAGCTGGGCGAGTTGACGGCCGAACATCTGCGCCTGTCGGGTCGTGCGCGGGGACAGGCGGACGAACGCGCCCTGGCTGACGAAGCGGCCGACGTCATGGGCATGCTGCTGATCTATTGCGCCCGCGCCGGCGTCGATCTGGAACAGGCCATGCGCGACAAGTGGCTGCGCTGGCTGGAGGCGCGCTGA
- a CDS encoding thymidylate synthase yields MDGSGHFPPKSPTKPASLDNGYSAPADHPERQYLNLLRDILDNGARRDDRTGTGTLGVFGRQMRFDLAKGFPLLTTKKLHLRSIIVELLWFLRGETNIRYLKDNGVSIWDEWADAEGELGPVYGKQWRSWTAPDGRVIDQIEKLVHGLKTNPNSRRHIVSAWNPADVDDMALPPCHCLFQFFVADGKLSCHLYQRSADVFLGVPFNIASYALLTMMMAQATGLEPGEFVHTFGDAHLYLNHIEQAELQLTREPLALPTMTIAARDDLFAYEPGDFVLSDYAPWPHIKAAVAV; encoded by the coding sequence ATGGACGGCAGCGGGCACTTCCCACCCAAGTCACCGACGAAACCGGCTAGCCTCGACAACGGTTACTCCGCGCCGGCCGATCATCCCGAGCGCCAGTATCTGAACCTGCTGCGCGACATCCTGGACAACGGAGCGCGGCGCGACGACCGCACCGGCACCGGCACGCTGGGCGTGTTCGGCCGCCAGATGCGCTTCGATCTGGCCAAGGGCTTTCCGCTGCTGACCACCAAGAAGCTGCATCTGCGCTCGATCATTGTCGAGCTGCTGTGGTTCCTGCGCGGCGAGACGAACATCCGCTATCTCAAGGACAACGGCGTCAGCATCTGGGACGAGTGGGCCGACGCCGAGGGCGAGCTTGGTCCCGTCTACGGCAAGCAGTGGCGCAGCTGGACCGCGCCCGACGGCCGCGTCATCGACCAGATCGAAAAGCTGGTCCACGGCCTGAAGACCAATCCCAACAGCCGCCGCCATATCGTCAGCGCCTGGAACCCGGCCGACGTGGACGACATGGCCCTGCCGCCCTGCCACTGCCTGTTCCAGTTCTTCGTGGCGGACGGAAAGCTCAGCTGCCACCTGTATCAACGCTCGGCCGACGTCTTCCTGGGCGTGCCATTCAACATCGCCTCCTACGCCCTGCTGACGATGATGATGGCCCAGGCCACGGGGCTGGAGCCCGGCGAGTTCGTCCACACCTTCGGCGACGCCCACCTGTATCTGAACCATATCGAACAGGCCGAGCTGCAGCTGACGCGCGAGCCCCTGGCCCTGCCCACCATGACCATCGCCGCGCGCGACGACCTGTTCGCCTATGAACCCGGCGATTTCGTCCTGTCCGACTATGCCCCCTGGCCGCATATCAAGGCGGCGGTCGCGGTCTGA
- a CDS encoding DUF924 family protein yields MTVTPEDVVTFWKEAGPDKWFAKNDAFDADFKTRFEAAHFRAARRELDGWLATPDGALALMILLDQYPRNSFRGSAHQFATDPLALALANQAVEAGHHRAFEPQLANFILLPFEHSERLEDQDRYLALIGDDAELRKWGELHRDIIVRFGRFPHRNAALGRETTPEEQAFLDGGGFGG; encoded by the coding sequence ATGACCGTGACTCCCGAAGACGTCGTCACCTTCTGGAAAGAGGCCGGCCCGGACAAGTGGTTCGCCAAGAACGACGCCTTCGACGCCGACTTCAAGACGCGGTTCGAGGCGGCGCATTTCCGTGCGGCGCGGCGTGAACTGGACGGCTGGCTCGCTACCCCCGACGGCGCCTTGGCCCTGATGATCCTGCTGGATCAGTACCCGAGAAACAGCTTTCGCGGCTCGGCGCACCAGTTCGCCACCGACCCGCTGGCCTTGGCGCTTGCGAACCAGGCGGTCGAGGCGGGCCATCACCGGGCGTTCGAGCCTCAGCTGGCCAACTTCATCCTGCTGCCTTTCGAGCATTCCGAGCGGCTTGAGGATCAGGATCGCTATCTAGCGCTGATCGGCGACGACGCCGAACTGAGGAAGTGGGGCGAACTGCACCGAGACATCATCGTGCGGTTCGGCCGCTTCCCTCACCGCAACGCCGCCCTGGGCCGCGAGACGACGCCCGAGGAACAGGCCTTTCTCGATGGGGGCGGCTTCGGCGGCTGA
- the ilvC gene encoding ketol-acid reductoisomerase, translated as MSAPLPVYHDRDCDLSIIRAQRVAVIGYGSQGRTHALNLRDSGVADIVVGLKPGSATRARAEADGFQVRSAGEATAGADVVAVMVSDEAHRDLWTQEIEPNIKPGAALVFAHGLSVRFGLVQPRADLDVILASPKGIGPRIRELYEAGEGVFCLFGVQQDASGRAHALGLSYAAALGCGRKGILETTFRDECESDLFGEQVVLCGGVAELVDGAFTTLTDAGYPAEVAWFECFYELKLVVDLMHRMGVAGAFGRISNTAEYGAYLTGPRIIGAESHAAMDAVLAEVRDGSFVRRLMADYDAGSPELLARRTALSQRPIEQTTAHLTAVAAEAED; from the coding sequence ATGAGCGCCCCGCTGCCGGTCTATCATGACCGCGACTGCGACCTGTCGATCATCCGCGCTCAGCGCGTGGCGGTCATCGGTTATGGCAGCCAGGGGCGCACCCATGCGCTGAACCTGCGCGATTCGGGCGTCGCGGACATCGTCGTGGGCCTGAAGCCCGGCTCGGCCACGCGGGCCAGGGCCGAGGCCGATGGATTTCAGGTTCGGTCGGCGGGCGAGGCGACGGCCGGCGCCGACGTGGTCGCGGTCATGGTGTCGGACGAGGCGCACCGCGACCTGTGGACCCAGGAAATCGAACCTAACATCAAGCCCGGCGCCGCCCTGGTGTTCGCCCACGGGCTGTCGGTGCGGTTCGGCCTGGTCCAACCGCGCGCGGACCTGGACGTGATCCTGGCCTCGCCCAAGGGCATCGGGCCGCGCATCCGCGAACTGTATGAGGCGGGAGAGGGCGTGTTCTGCCTGTTCGGCGTTCAGCAGGACGCCTCGGGCCGGGCCCATGCCCTGGGCCTGTCCTACGCGGCCGCCCTGGGCTGCGGGCGCAAGGGCATCCTGGAGACGACCTTCCGGGACGAGTGCGAAAGCGACCTGTTCGGCGAGCAGGTGGTGCTGTGTGGCGGCGTGGCGGAACTGGTGGACGGAGCCTTCACCACCCTGACCGACGCCGGCTATCCGGCCGAGGTCGCTTGGTTCGAATGTTTCTACGAGCTGAAGCTGGTGGTGGATTTGATGCACCGCATGGGCGTGGCTGGCGCCTTTGGGCGAATCTCCAACACCGCCGAGTACGGAGCCTATCTGACCGGGCCGCGCATCATCGGAGCCGAATCCCACGCCGCCATGGACGCCGTTCTGGCCGAGGTGCGCGACGGCTCTTTCGTGCGCCGGCTGATGGCTGACTACGACGCCGGTTCGCCCGAACTGCTGGCGCGCCGCACAGCGCTGAGCCAACGCCCGATCGAACAGACGACGGCGCATCTGACGGCGGTGGCCGCCGAGGCGGAAGACTAG
- a CDS encoding reverse transcriptase domain-containing protein yields MTSARRMFGKQIRIPLPPELANPDALLAYLEVSPAELKKIWWFRGRMYSEFNIAKRSGKVRTITAPDRRLKIIQSKLAPLLDQLYRPRHPVHGFVPNRSVKTNAEAHGRRRFVVNLDLKDFFPTITEKRVVGLLRALGVEKGVAEIVARLCCHMGQLPQGAPTSPVLSNMICYRLDTDLQQVAKSARAIYTRYADDITFSSYQPPTTLFETAVAGAGRFSPEVLAPQLRGAIASNGFLINPDKAHYADRNSRRMVTGVKINAGLNVDRRYIRRIRAMMHSFERVGLAEAQAKYASGGGKGSLAAHLRGKIAYVAHLKGQTDPVVRSLAQRYNKSLPAKPIRLTPTVEERRDRAVWVIEVPLKHNGTAFFLAGVGLVTAAHCVEGLSEVEVLHPSRHTTTFTVKVRHYDKHRDVAVLDHGTIPATEFYELEPATKPAAVGDAVVALGYPLWGLGEGLNIRPGEVSSLTVRSTSAGFSARRPSKRSERGPSLSGVDCASASRS; encoded by the coding sequence GTGACATCTGCCCGCCGCATGTTCGGTAAGCAAATCCGGATTCCTCTCCCGCCTGAACTCGCTAATCCGGATGCGCTTCTTGCCTACCTCGAGGTGAGCCCGGCCGAGTTGAAAAAGATTTGGTGGTTCCGGGGGCGCATGTACTCCGAATTCAACATCGCAAAGCGTTCGGGCAAGGTACGGACCATCACTGCGCCTGACCGGCGGCTGAAGATTATTCAAAGCAAGCTCGCACCACTACTCGATCAGCTTTACCGCCCGCGCCACCCCGTCCACGGCTTCGTGCCCAACCGCTCTGTAAAGACCAACGCTGAGGCGCATGGTCGCCGGCGCTTCGTCGTCAACTTGGATCTGAAGGACTTCTTCCCCACTATCACCGAGAAACGGGTCGTCGGCCTGCTTCGAGCACTCGGCGTCGAAAAAGGCGTGGCAGAGATCGTCGCCCGTCTCTGCTGCCACATGGGCCAACTTCCGCAGGGCGCACCCACTAGCCCGGTCCTGTCAAACATGATCTGCTATCGGCTCGATACCGACCTACAGCAGGTCGCCAAGTCGGCACGCGCGATCTACACGCGTTATGCCGACGATATCACCTTCTCCAGCTACCAACCGCCGACGACGCTGTTTGAAACCGCAGTGGCAGGTGCCGGTCGTTTCTCGCCCGAAGTACTTGCGCCCCAGCTGCGTGGGGCGATAGCGAGCAATGGCTTCCTGATCAATCCTGACAAGGCACACTACGCCGACCGCAACTCGCGGCGGATGGTCACCGGCGTCAAGATCAACGCCGGCCTCAACGTCGACCGTCGCTACATCCGCCGCATCCGCGCAATGATGCACTCCTTCGAGAGGGTCGGCCTCGCCGAAGCACAGGCCAAATACGCTTCCGGCGGCGGCAAGGGCAGCCTGGCGGCCCACCTGCGAGGGAAAATCGCATATGTCGCGCACCTCAAGGGCCAGACGGACCCTGTCGTGCGCTCCCTCGCCCAGCGCTACAATAAGAGCCTTCCGGCCAAACCAATCAGGCTGACGCCGACGGTCGAAGAGCGGCGCGACCGCGCAGTCTGGGTCATCGAAGTTCCCTTGAAACACAATGGCACGGCATTTTTTCTCGCGGGTGTCGGCTTGGTGACTGCCGCACACTGCGTCGAAGGTCTCAGCGAAGTCGAAGTCCTTCACCCCTCGAGACATACGACCACCTTCACGGTGAAGGTCCGCCACTACGACAAGCATCGGGACGTGGCGGTGCTCGACCATGGCACCATTCCCGCTACCGAATTTTATGAGCTTGAGCCCGCCACAAAGCCCGCCGCGGTCGGCGACGCCGTCGTGGCCCTCGGATATCCTCTGTGGGGACTTGGCGAAGGCCTTAACATTCGGCCTGGCGAGGTCAGCTCGCTGACGGTGCGCTCAACCTCGGCGGGTTTCTCGGCAAGGCGACCGTCAAAGCGCTCGGAGCGGGGCCCGTCGCTCTCGGGGGTGGATTGCGCCTCAGCCTCGAGATCCTGA
- a CDS encoding LytTR family DNA-binding domain-containing protein yields the protein MTATALALTVFLGRETPIQTQGATTPSPKHPAIHARLSGKLRGAVIYAVQAEDHYLRLHTEQGSDLILMRFSQALKELDGLEGAQTHRSWWVSRQAVRSVERGNGRASLTLVNGLKAPVSRRYARALRGDWW from the coding sequence GTGACCGCGACGGCGCTCGCCCTTACCGTATTCCTGGGACGTGAGACGCCGATCCAAACTCAGGGCGCCACGACGCCTTCGCCCAAACACCCGGCGATCCACGCGCGTTTGTCCGGCAAGCTCAGGGGCGCGGTGATCTACGCCGTGCAGGCCGAGGATCATTACCTGCGTCTGCACACCGAGCAGGGCTCGGACCTCATCCTGATGCGGTTTTCGCAGGCGCTGAAAGAGCTGGACGGTCTCGAAGGCGCACAGACGCACCGTAGCTGGTGGGTCTCTCGCCAGGCGGTCCGGTCGGTCGAGCGCGGAAACGGGCGCGCGTCTCTGACGCTGGTGAATGGTCTGAAGGCGCCCGTCAGCCGTCGCTACGCCCGAGCGTTGCGGGGCGACTGGTGGTGA
- a CDS encoding nucleoside triphosphate pyrophosphohydrolase family protein codes for MAGEFTELTVAAYSDEAATTDRGVEGQSLAFPLLGLFGETGSLLSELKKKQRDSASYRGYSAAVTEELGDVLWYLATIARRGKVPLSAVAAHLYRKDRTWTGVEDDALTFRALQPHPIPYSDAPTPAFEKTLLTLAADVGAMISDFQAGVLIQGGDALALRLVAILKRLLTASREAGLTLEAAAVKNRHKILDRWPVEKRYPAAFDAEADPDERLPRRLVIDLFEKSVGGRDFVFQRCNALFIGDRLTDNAHEPDDYRFHDVFHFAFVAVLGWSPVTRSLLRLKRKSDPQLDETEDGARAILIEEGVSTWVFGQAARLRYFEGMKAGELPLDLLKQIREFVSGYEPEHLPLWLWEEAILEGYAAFRFLREHRRGRITLDFETRQLRVEPLAP; via the coding sequence ATGGCCGGCGAGTTCACTGAGTTGACCGTGGCGGCCTACTCTGATGAGGCCGCCACGACCGATCGGGGCGTCGAGGGGCAGTCGCTGGCCTTTCCTTTGCTAGGCCTGTTCGGTGAAACCGGTAGCCTTCTCAGCGAGCTGAAAAAGAAGCAACGCGACAGCGCGTCGTACCGGGGATATTCGGCGGCGGTCACGGAGGAGCTCGGGGATGTCCTCTGGTATCTGGCGACGATCGCGCGACGGGGGAAGGTGCCGCTGAGCGCTGTGGCTGCGCACCTGTACCGGAAGGATCGGACGTGGACGGGGGTCGAGGATGACGCCCTGACCTTCCGGGCGCTGCAGCCGCATCCCATTCCATATTCGGACGCGCCCACCCCCGCCTTCGAGAAGACCCTGCTGACCCTCGCCGCCGACGTCGGCGCCATGATTTCGGACTTTCAGGCCGGGGTGCTGATCCAGGGCGGCGACGCTCTGGCGCTTCGGCTGGTCGCGATCCTCAAGCGATTGCTGACCGCCTCACGCGAGGCCGGCCTCACCCTCGAGGCGGCGGCGGTGAAGAACCGGCACAAGATCCTGGATCGCTGGCCCGTCGAAAAACGCTACCCGGCGGCCTTCGACGCCGAGGCCGATCCGGATGAACGGTTGCCCCGGCGGCTGGTCATCGACCTGTTCGAAAAGTCCGTCGGCGGGCGCGACTTCGTGTTCCAGCGATGCAACGCCCTGTTCATCGGCGATCGCCTGACGGACAACGCCCACGAACCGGACGACTACCGGTTTCACGATGTCTTCCACTTCGCCTTCGTGGCCGTGCTGGGCTGGTCGCCGGTGACCCGATCCCTGTTGCGGCTGAAGCGGAAGAGCGATCCGCAGCTCGACGAAACGGAGGACGGCGCCCGGGCGATCCTGATCGAGGAGGGGGTGTCCACCTGGGTGTTCGGCCAGGCCGCCAGGCTGCGCTACTTCGAGGGCATGAAGGCCGGCGAACTGCCGCTCGACCTGCTCAAGCAGATCCGTGAGTTCGTCAGCGGCTACGAACCGGAGCATCTTCCCCTCTGGCTCTGGGAAGAGGCGATCCTGGAAGGCTACGCCGCCTTCCGCTTTCTGCGAGAGCATCGACGCGGGCGCATCACGCTCGATTTCGAGACGCGGCAATTGCGTGTAGAGCCGCTCGCGCCATGA
- a CDS encoding uracil-DNA glycosylase produces the protein MTPSEFVCALQAATLPSVFNPWRDQCAACDLEDAPALRRENLRLFLERALETRVTTMWIARDLGYRGGRRTGVPLTDEVHLSEASALLGDIGLVRATDGPIVAERTAAVIWRVLAQVRQPVVLWNVFPFHPHLADDPMSNRCHTRAERDETWPLLEALIAMVRPEKIVAIGRDASAALAELGVPASAVRHPSYGGQAEFMAGMYDLYEVTRDEPPLFGRLEPVAVRH, from the coding sequence ATGACCCCTTCAGAGTTCGTCTGCGCCCTTCAGGCCGCCACCCTGCCCAGCGTCTTCAATCCCTGGCGCGACCAGTGCGCCGCCTGCGACCTCGAGGATGCGCCGGCCCTGCGCCGGGAGAATCTGCGGCTCTTCCTGGAGCGCGCGCTCGAAACGCGGGTGACGACGATGTGGATCGCCCGGGACCTCGGCTATCGCGGCGGCCGGCGCACCGGCGTGCCCCTGACCGACGAGGTCCATCTGTCGGAGGCCTCGGCTCTGCTGGGCGATATCGGCCTGGTGCGCGCCACCGACGGCCCCATCGTCGCCGAACGGACGGCGGCGGTGATCTGGCGGGTGCTGGCGCAGGTGCGGCAGCCGGTGGTGTTGTGGAACGTCTTCCCCTTCCACCCCCATCTGGCGGACGACCCCATGTCCAACCGCTGCCATACGCGCGCCGAACGCGACGAGACCTGGCCGCTGCTGGAAGCGCTGATCGCCATGGTCAGACCCGAAAAGATCGTCGCGATCGGGCGGGACGCCAGCGCGGCGCTGGCGGAGCTTGGCGTGCCGGCCTCGGCCGTGCGCCATCCGAGCTACGGCGGACAGGCCGAGTTCATGGCCGGCATGTACGACCTATATGAGGTGACGCGCGACGAGCCGCCCCTATTCGGCCGACTGGAGCCCGTCGCCGTCCGCCACTAA
- a CDS encoding C1 family peptidase, whose amino-acid sequence MKAAVRLDRDLRPRLGPVRDQGPRPTCLAFAASDLHAAVRAGWTPLSCEAIFFRAQRRAGRPASVGTTLPALLEALRLDGQPPETDWPYRPAAPANDAAWSPPAQTGDVHRRAGEPATPDWTRLIARLDEGRPVILLITLSRSFYAPDPEGVVRPAQTESPDPALRHAVLAVAHGAVGDEPAVLVRNSWGGAWGHDGHAWLTAGFLGPRLFGMALLDEDDDVPSRSDAA is encoded by the coding sequence ATGAAGGCGGCCGTCCGGCTCGATCGGGACCTGCGCCCGCGCCTCGGACCCGTCCGCGACCAGGGGCCGCGGCCGACCTGTCTGGCCTTCGCCGCCAGCGATCTTCACGCCGCGGTGCGCGCGGGCTGGACGCCGCTCTCCTGCGAGGCGATCTTTTTTCGGGCCCAACGTCGCGCGGGTCGCCCGGCGTCGGTCGGGACCACCCTGCCCGCCCTGCTGGAGGCCTTGCGGCTCGACGGACAGCCCCCCGAGACGGACTGGCCCTATCGTCCGGCCGCGCCCGCCAATGACGCCGCCTGGTCGCCGCCCGCCCAGACGGGCGACGTCCACCGCCGTGCTGGCGAGCCGGCCACACCGGACTGGACGCGCCTGATCGCCCGGCTCGACGAGGGAAGACCCGTCATCCTTCTCATCACCCTCTCGCGCAGCTTCTACGCCCCGGATCCGGAGGGGGTGGTGAGACCGGCCCAAACCGAGTCTCCAGACCCCGCGCTGAGGCATGCGGTGCTCGCCGTCGCCCACGGCGCCGTGGGTGACGAGCCCGCCGTTCTGGTCCGCAACAGCTGGGGCGGGGCTTGGGGCCATGACGGTCACGCCTGGCTGACGGCCGGCTTCCTCGGCCCCCGGCTGTTCGGCATGGCTCTCCTAGACGAGGACGACGATGTACCTTCCCGTTCCGACGCAGCCTGA
- a CDS encoding ImmA/IrrE family metallo-endopeptidase, translating to MARSYQEAVRNGTLAAGRLHRQIDLRAQQDARPAGVDVFAVIADLGVPLMMRPLTGLLGAFLNLPSPGILVTTERPLSIQRFTAAHELGHCLLRHQPSLDDEDQILRRAPQGRDAATGFQETEADAFAVAFLMPKWLVLAHCARQAWRLAELKRPEVVYQLSLRLGASYEATIRTLERYALIEAATRASLLAVRPRALKAALLADYTPPSYRGDVWLLTDRDEGGRIDGSRNDLFVIRLPEQGGAGYLWDFDTLAASGFSLVRDTRLDLDDDAVGGPNLRQVLAAPPEDAQGLVHLEQRRPWLPDAPIAAFTLPFDLTGPEASGLSRAERRHRLAAA from the coding sequence ATGGCCCGGAGCTATCAGGAGGCGGTGCGCAACGGGACCCTGGCCGCAGGCAGGCTGCATCGCCAGATCGATCTGCGGGCGCAGCAGGACGCCCGGCCCGCGGGGGTCGATGTGTTCGCGGTGATCGCGGATCTCGGCGTGCCGCTGATGATGCGGCCGCTGACCGGCCTGCTCGGGGCGTTCCTGAACCTCCCCTCGCCCGGGATCCTCGTCACCACGGAAAGACCGCTGAGCATCCAGCGCTTCACCGCGGCCCACGAGCTCGGTCACTGCCTCCTTCGACACCAGCCCAGTCTCGACGACGAAGATCAGATCCTTCGCCGCGCCCCGCAGGGGCGGGACGCCGCAACGGGATTTCAGGAGACCGAGGCGGACGCCTTCGCCGTGGCCTTCCTCATGCCGAAGTGGCTCGTGCTCGCCCATTGCGCCCGCCAAGCATGGCGTCTCGCCGAGCTGAAACGTCCCGAGGTGGTCTACCAGCTCTCCCTGCGGCTCGGGGCCAGCTATGAGGCGACGATCCGCACCCTCGAGCGCTATGCGCTGATCGAGGCGGCGACCCGGGCGTCGCTGCTCGCCGTGCGGCCCCGCGCCCTGAAGGCGGCGCTGCTGGCGGATTATACGCCGCCGTCCTACCGGGGCGATGTCTGGCTGCTGACCGACAGGGACGAGGGCGGCCGGATCGACGGCAGCCGCAACGATCTGTTCGTGATCCGACTGCCCGAACAGGGCGGGGCCGGCTACCTGTGGGATTTCGACACGCTTGCGGCGAGCGGGTTCAGCCTGGTGCGGGACACCCGTCTCGACCTGGACGACGACGCCGTCGGCGGGCCCAATCTGCGGCAGGTTCTCGCCGCCCCGCCCGAGGACGCCCAGGGGCTGGTGCATCTCGAACAGCGCAGGCCCTGGCTCCCCGATGCGCCGATCGCCGCCTTCACCCTGCCGTTCGATCTCACCGGCCCGGAGGCCAGCGGCCTGTCGCGCGCGGAACGGCGCCACCGTCTGGCGGCCGCATGA
- a CDS encoding helix-turn-helix domain-containing protein, with protein sequence MTDLDDETARRTLGGRLREAREYLGLKQEEVAAYLKLNRTALSGIETGQRRVEAIELTRLARLYRQSVGYLTGEEEQAALPPDVAHLARQAADLSQGDREELARFADYLRSRAKPGDA encoded by the coding sequence ATGACCGACCTCGACGACGAGACGGCGCGCAGAACCCTGGGCGGACGCCTTCGCGAGGCGCGGGAATACCTCGGCCTGAAACAGGAAGAGGTCGCCGCCTATCTCAAGCTGAACCGGACGGCGCTGAGCGGGATCGAGACCGGTCAGCGCCGGGTCGAGGCGATCGAACTGACGCGCCTGGCCCGCCTCTACCGCCAGTCCGTCGGTTATCTGACCGGAGAGGAGGAGCAGGCCGCCCTGCCGCCGGACGTCGCCCATCTGGCGCGACAGGCCGCGGATCTGTCCCAGGGCGACCGGGAAGAGCTGGCCCGGTTCGCCGACTATCTGCGCTCGCGCGCCAAGCCCGGCGACGCCTGA
- a CDS encoding helix-turn-helix domain-containing protein has translation MMADRVSRRAGLGDLAASLRAARAAKGWSQRELGGRAGLPQAQISKIETAEVDPQVSTLLELARSLDLDLRLVPRVALTAVEATVKDAVRRAGERDIIGTLNALGRLAPPSVAGPHGDDLRLTIEALRTIAPHLGTEVARYVLTQSRDQLAGAAEDGDPDDAERARETVMRNLRSLYDTHSQAAASARPAYSLDDED, from the coding sequence ATGATGGCGGATAGAGTATCAAGACGGGCTGGTCTGGGCGATCTGGCCGCGTCGCTCCGCGCCGCGCGGGCAGCCAAGGGTTGGAGCCAGCGCGAACTCGGCGGCCGGGCCGGATTGCCTCAGGCGCAGATCTCCAAGATCGAGACCGCGGAGGTGGATCCGCAGGTCTCCACCCTTCTGGAGCTCGCCCGCTCGCTCGACCTCGATCTGCGGCTGGTTCCGCGCGTGGCCCTGACGGCCGTGGAGGCGACGGTGAAGGACGCGGTCCGCCGCGCCGGCGAGCGCGACATCATCGGGACGCTGAACGCCTTGGGGCGGCTGGCTCCCCCATCGGTCGCGGGACCTCACGGCGACGACCTGAGGCTGACGATAGAGGCGCTCAGGACGATCGCACCCCATCTGGGAACGGAGGTCGCCCGCTATGTCCTGACCCAGTCCCGGGATCAGCTGGCCGGGGCCGCAGAGGACGGCGACCCCGATGACGCCGAACGCGCGCGGGAGACCGTCATGCGAAACCTCAGATCGCTTTACGACACCCATTCTCAGGCCGCCGCCTCAGCCCGGCCGGCCTATTCCCTCGATGACGAGGACTGA